One window of the Streptomyces sp. NBC_00259 genome contains the following:
- a CDS encoding GMC oxidoreductase, which yields MTPHLTRRHLLGLGALQTAAALGLTRITATPAQAAQRDRAAQATDHTPALVIGSGYGAAVTALRLGEAGIPTLVLEMGRLWDTPGPDGKLFCATGAPDHRSMWFRTRTEAPLAQFLWLDVVNKDISPYPGVLDRVRFANMSVYVGRGVGGGSLVNGGMAVTPERAYFTEVLPTVDANAMYDTYFPRARQMLGVNTIDPAWFESTEWYRFTRISRKHAANTGLGTTFVPNVYDFGYMQREAAGQAVRSALGGEVIYGNNHGKRSLDKTYLAAALGTGNVAIETLQRARAVRRQPDGTYVVTADRIDTTGKVVATRDIGCTRLFLGAGSLGTTELLLRARESGTLPDLSEHIGKGWGTNGNVMTARANHLWDTVGANQATMPVMGIDDRSNTANPVFAEIAPLPMGFEHWISLYLAITRNPERGTFTYDAATDSARLDWSQAQSQVSVNAARKLFDRINLRNATIYRYDLFGGNKTFADDFTYHPLGGCVLGRATDDYGRVRGAPGVYVTDGALIPGSIGVNPFVTITALAERNMARVLAEDYAR from the coding sequence ATGACACCACATCTGACGCGCCGTCACTTACTGGGTCTCGGCGCCCTCCAGACCGCCGCCGCGCTCGGCCTCACGCGCATCACGGCCACCCCCGCACAGGCCGCGCAGAGAGATCGGGCCGCGCAGGCCACCGACCACACCCCCGCTCTCGTCATCGGCTCCGGATACGGCGCCGCCGTCACCGCCCTTCGCCTCGGCGAGGCCGGAATCCCCACCCTCGTACTCGAGATGGGCCGGCTCTGGGACACCCCGGGCCCCGACGGAAAGCTGTTCTGCGCCACCGGCGCCCCGGACCACCGCTCCATGTGGTTCCGCACCCGCACCGAGGCCCCGCTCGCGCAGTTCCTCTGGCTCGACGTCGTCAACAAGGACATCAGCCCCTACCCCGGCGTGCTCGACCGCGTCCGCTTCGCCAACATGTCCGTCTACGTGGGGCGCGGCGTCGGCGGCGGGTCCCTCGTCAACGGCGGCATGGCCGTCACCCCGGAACGCGCGTACTTCACCGAGGTGCTGCCGACCGTCGACGCGAACGCGATGTACGACACGTACTTCCCGCGCGCCCGTCAGATGCTGGGCGTCAACACCATCGACCCGGCGTGGTTCGAGTCCACCGAGTGGTACCGCTTCACCCGGATCTCCCGCAAGCACGCCGCCAACACCGGCCTCGGGACGACCTTCGTGCCCAACGTCTACGACTTCGGCTACATGCAGCGCGAAGCCGCGGGCCAGGCCGTCAGGTCCGCCCTCGGCGGAGAGGTCATCTACGGCAACAACCACGGAAAGCGCAGCCTCGACAAGACGTATCTCGCCGCCGCGCTCGGCACCGGCAACGTCGCCATCGAGACCCTCCAACGGGCCCGCGCCGTACGAAGGCAGCCCGACGGCACGTACGTCGTCACCGCCGACCGCATCGACACGACCGGCAAGGTCGTCGCCACCCGCGACATCGGCTGCACCCGGCTCTTCCTCGGCGCCGGCAGCCTCGGCACCACCGAACTCCTGCTGCGCGCCCGGGAGTCGGGCACGCTGCCGGACCTCAGCGAGCACATCGGCAAGGGCTGGGGCACCAACGGCAACGTCATGACGGCCCGTGCCAACCACCTGTGGGACACCGTCGGCGCCAACCAGGCGACCATGCCGGTCATGGGCATCGACGACCGGTCCAACACCGCCAACCCGGTCTTCGCCGAGATCGCCCCGCTCCCGATGGGCTTCGAGCACTGGATCAGCCTCTACCTGGCGATCACGAGAAACCCCGAACGCGGCACCTTCACCTACGACGCCGCCACCGACTCCGCGCGACTCGACTGGTCACAGGCGCAGAGTCAGGTCTCCGTCAACGCGGCGAGGAAGCTCTTCGACCGCATCAACCTCAGGAACGCCACCATCTACCGGTACGACCTGTTCGGCGGCAACAAGACCTTCGCCGACGACTTCACGTACCACCCGCTCGGCGGCTGCGTGCTCGGCAGGGCCACCGACGACTACGGCCGGGTGCGCGGCGCCCCAGGGGTGTACGTCACCGATGGAGCCCTGATCCCGGGCTCCATCGGTGTCAATCCGTTCGTCACCATCACCGCGCTCGCCGAGCGCAACATGGCCCGCGTCCTGGCAGAGGACTACGCGCGGTAG
- a CDS encoding AMP-dependent synthetase/ligase — protein MREFSLPALYEVPTDGNLTDLIRRNATQHPDVAVMGRKVAGAWTDVTATQFLAEVREAAKGLVAAGVSPGDRVALMSRTRYEWVQLDFAIWSAGGVTVPVYETSSAEQVQWILGDSGAVAVIVESPAHAAAVESVRESLPALRHVWQIEDGAIDRLTAAGAEVSDETLDARGAVTKADDPATIVYTSGTTGRPKGCVLTHRAFFAECGNLVERLKPLFRTGDSSVLLFLPAAHVFGRMVEIASVMAPIKLGCVPDIKNLTDELAAFRPTLILGVPRVFEKVYNSARAKAQADGKGKIFDKAANTAIAYSRAIGTPQGAPLGLKLKHKVFDRLVYSKLRAVLGGRGEFAVSGGAPLGERLGHFFRGIGFTVLEGYGLTESCAATAFNPWDRQKIGTVGQPLPGSVVRIADDGEVLLHGEHIFTGYWNNEAATAEALADGWFHTGDIGTLDEDGYLAITGRKKEILVTAGGKNVAPAVIEDRIRAHALVAECMVVGDGRPFVGALVTIDDEFLARWAADNGKPAGSTAASLRDDADLLAEIQRAVDEGNAAVSKAESVRKFRILTSQFTEEAGHITPSLKLKRNVVAKDYADEIEAIYRA, from the coding sequence TTGCGCGAGTTCAGCCTTCCGGCCCTGTACGAGGTCCCCACGGACGGCAATCTGACGGATCTCATCCGCCGCAACGCGACGCAGCATCCCGACGTCGCGGTCATGGGCAGAAAGGTCGCCGGTGCCTGGACCGATGTGACCGCCACACAGTTCCTCGCCGAGGTGCGGGAGGCCGCGAAGGGTCTCGTCGCCGCCGGGGTGAGCCCCGGTGACCGGGTCGCCCTGATGTCGCGTACCCGCTACGAGTGGGTGCAGCTGGACTTCGCGATCTGGAGCGCCGGCGGCGTGACCGTGCCGGTGTACGAGACCAGCTCGGCCGAGCAGGTGCAGTGGATCCTCGGCGACTCCGGTGCGGTCGCGGTGATCGTGGAGAGCCCGGCGCACGCGGCGGCCGTGGAGTCCGTACGCGAGAGCCTGCCGGCCCTTCGGCACGTCTGGCAGATCGAGGACGGCGCGATCGACCGGCTGACCGCGGCGGGTGCGGAGGTCTCGGACGAGACGCTCGACGCGCGCGGTGCGGTCACCAAGGCCGACGACCCGGCGACGATCGTCTACACCTCGGGCACCACGGGCCGCCCCAAGGGCTGTGTGCTCACGCACCGCGCGTTCTTCGCGGAGTGCGGCAACCTGGTCGAGCGGCTCAAGCCGCTGTTCCGCACCGGTGACAGCTCGGTCCTGCTCTTCCTGCCGGCCGCGCACGTCTTCGGCCGCATGGTCGAGATCGCGTCCGTGATGGCGCCGATCAAGCTCGGCTGCGTTCCGGACATCAAGAACCTCACCGACGAGCTGGCGGCCTTCCGCCCGACGCTGATCCTCGGTGTGCCGCGCGTCTTCGAGAAGGTCTACAACTCGGCGCGGGCGAAGGCCCAGGCGGACGGCAAGGGCAAGATCTTCGACAAGGCCGCGAACACGGCGATCGCGTACAGCCGCGCCATCGGCACCCCGCAGGGCGCCCCGCTCGGGCTGAAGCTCAAGCACAAGGTGTTCGACCGGCTGGTGTACAGCAAGCTGCGTGCGGTGCTGGGCGGACGCGGCGAGTTCGCGGTCTCCGGCGGTGCGCCGCTGGGTGAGCGGCTCGGTCACTTCTTCCGCGGCATCGGCTTCACCGTGCTGGAGGGCTACGGCCTCACGGAGTCCTGTGCGGCGACGGCGTTCAACCCGTGGGACCGGCAGAAGATCGGTACGGTCGGGCAGCCGCTGCCGGGTTCGGTGGTGCGGATCGCCGACGACGGCGAGGTGCTGCTGCACGGCGAGCACATCTTCACCGGCTACTGGAACAACGAGGCGGCGACGGCGGAGGCCCTGGCCGACGGCTGGTTCCACACCGGTGACATCGGCACGCTCGACGAGGACGGCTATCTCGCGATCACCGGCCGGAAGAAGGAGATCCTGGTGACGGCGGGCGGCAAGAACGTCGCCCCGGCGGTCATCGAGGACCGTATCCGGGCTCACGCGCTGGTCGCGGAGTGCATGGTGGTGGGTGACGGGCGGCCGTTCGTGGGCGCGCTGGTCACGATCGACGACGAGTTCCTGGCCCGCTGGGCTGCCGACAACGGGAAGCCGGCCGGTTCGACGGCCGCTTCGCTGCGCGACGACGCAGACCTGCTGGCGGAGATCCAGCGGGCGGTGGACGAGGGCAATGCCGCGGTATCCAAGGCGGAATCGGTGCGGAAATTCCGCATTCTCACCTCCCAGTTCACGGAGGAGGCCGGCCACATCACGCCGTCGCTGAAGCTGAAGCGGAATGTGGTGGCGAAGGACTACGCCGACGAGATCGAGGCGATCTACCGCGCGTAG
- a CDS encoding glycosyltransferase family 87 protein, which produces MKGAVGTGLSVLAWALTRTLVLLWVLKVLVVRGPDVTSDVAVIYQGWYEVLRTGTYPVDDVTWQYPPAAALAILSPALLPFLDYVSAFFVLALVCDAAVLGLLLYAGRRPGKSMKGAWVWVAGVPLLGPTAYARYDLMVTAVAVAALFAAARRPRLAGALAGFGALLKVWPVLVLAGMRKGRSWIAAGVTAAGLLLVFAAAMPGALAFLGFQRDRGTEVESLGALVFHVARHVGWEGQVLLNYGSVEFLGPYVPQVSATALGLSVVAFAWLAAWRLRARRFTAGTTADAAFTAVLLFTITSRVISPQYMIWLVGLAAVCLAFRSSRMAVPGCLVLAATGLTFLGFPVWFDLVVASDARGIAVLAARNGLLVVAALMACRRLWTSTVPRPAEPARRRGRRPLPAQPARDKEPVEP; this is translated from the coding sequence ATGAAGGGTGCGGTCGGCACGGGCCTGTCCGTCCTGGCCTGGGCCCTCACCAGGACCTTGGTGCTGCTCTGGGTCCTGAAGGTCCTGGTCGTCCGGGGCCCCGATGTGACCAGCGACGTCGCGGTGATCTACCAGGGCTGGTACGAGGTCCTGAGGACCGGCACGTACCCGGTGGACGATGTCACCTGGCAGTATCCGCCCGCCGCCGCCCTGGCGATCCTCTCCCCCGCCCTGCTGCCCTTCCTGGACTACGTCTCCGCCTTCTTCGTGCTCGCGCTGGTCTGCGACGCGGCGGTGCTCGGGCTCCTGCTGTACGCGGGGCGGCGGCCCGGGAAGTCGATGAAGGGGGCCTGGGTCTGGGTCGCGGGGGTCCCGCTGCTCGGTCCGACCGCGTACGCCCGCTACGACCTGATGGTGACGGCGGTCGCGGTCGCGGCCCTCTTCGCGGCCGCGCGCCGGCCGCGGCTCGCAGGGGCGCTGGCCGGGTTCGGCGCGCTGCTGAAGGTGTGGCCGGTGCTGGTGCTGGCCGGGATGCGCAAGGGCCGTTCCTGGATCGCGGCGGGGGTGACGGCGGCCGGCCTGCTGCTGGTGTTCGCGGCGGCGATGCCCGGGGCGCTGGCGTTCCTCGGTTTCCAGCGGGACCGGGGCACGGAGGTCGAGTCGCTGGGCGCGCTGGTCTTCCATGTGGCCCGGCATGTCGGCTGGGAGGGCCAGGTGCTGCTCAACTACGGCTCGGTCGAGTTCCTCGGGCCGTACGTGCCGCAGGTCAGCGCGACGGCGCTCGGGCTGTCGGTGGTGGCCTTCGCCTGGCTGGCGGCGTGGCGGCTGCGGGCCAGGCGGTTCACGGCGGGCACCACGGCCGACGCGGCGTTCACGGCGGTGCTGCTGTTCACGATCACGAGCCGGGTGATCAGCCCGCAGTACATGATCTGGCTGGTGGGTCTGGCCGCGGTCTGCCTCGCGTTCCGGTCGAGCCGGATGGCGGTGCCCGGATGCCTGGTGCTGGCGGCCACGGGGCTCACGTTCCTCGGGTTCCCCGTCTGGTTCGACCTGGTGGTGGCGAGCGACGCGAGGGGCATCGCGGTGCTGGCGGCGCGCAACGGTCTGCTCGTCGTGGCGGCGCTCATGGCCTGCCGGCGGCTGTGGACGAGCACGGTCCCCCGGCCCGCGGAACCCGCACGGCGACGGGGCCGGCGGCCGCTGCCCGCTCAGCCCGCCCGCGACAAGGAGCCCGTCGAGCCCTGA
- a CDS encoding ROK family glucokinase codes for MGLTIGVDIGGTKIAAGVVDEEGTILETHTVPTPPTAEGIVDAICAAVTGAGKGHDIEAVGIGAAGYVDDKRATVLFAPNIDWRHEPLKDKVEQRVGLPVVVENDANAAAWGEYRFGAGQGHDDVICITLGTGLGGGIIIGNKLRRGRFGVAAEFGHIRVVPDGLLCGCGSQGCWEQYASGRALVRYARQRAMATPEMAEILLGLGDGTPAGIEGKHVSAAARQGDKVAIDSFRELARWAGAGLADLASLFDPSAFIVGGGVSDEGELVLDPIRKSFRRWLIGAQWRPHAQVLAAQLGGKAGLVGAADLARQG; via the coding sequence ATGGGACTCACCATCGGCGTCGACATCGGCGGCACCAAGATCGCGGCCGGCGTGGTCGACGAAGAGGGCACCATTCTCGAGACACACACGGTGCCCACTCCGCCGACCGCCGAGGGCATCGTGGATGCGATCTGCGCGGCCGTCACCGGAGCCGGTAAGGGACACGACATCGAGGCAGTCGGCATCGGCGCCGCCGGCTACGTCGACGACAAGCGTGCCACCGTCCTCTTCGCACCGAACATCGACTGGCGGCACGAGCCGCTGAAGGACAAGGTCGAGCAGCGGGTCGGCCTCCCCGTCGTCGTGGAGAACGACGCGAACGCGGCGGCGTGGGGCGAGTACCGCTTCGGCGCGGGCCAGGGACACGACGACGTCATCTGCATCACGCTCGGCACCGGCCTCGGCGGCGGCATCATCATCGGCAACAAGCTGCGCCGCGGACGCTTCGGCGTGGCCGCGGAGTTCGGGCACATCCGGGTCGTTCCCGACGGTCTGCTGTGCGGCTGCGGCAGCCAGGGCTGCTGGGAGCAGTACGCGTCCGGACGCGCCCTCGTGCGGTACGCCCGCCAGCGCGCGATGGCGACGCCCGAGATGGCCGAGATCCTGCTCGGTCTCGGCGACGGCACCCCCGCCGGCATCGAGGGCAAGCACGTCAGCGCCGCGGCACGGCAGGGCGACAAGGTCGCGATCGACTCCTTCCGCGAACTGGCCCGCTGGGCCGGCGCGGGACTGGCCGACCTCGCGTCGCTCTTCGACCCCTCGGCGTTCATCGTCGGCGGCGGAGTCTCGGACGAGGGCGAACTGGTCCTCGACCCGATCCGCAAGTCCTTCCGGCGATGGCTGATCGGCGCCCAGTGGCGCCCGCACGCGCAGGTCCTCGCGGCGCAACTGGGCGGCAAGGCGGGCCTCGTCGGCGCGGCCGACCTGGCCAGGCAGGGCTGA
- a CDS encoding metallophosphoesterase family protein codes for MRVHVVSDVHGNAADLAGAGDGADALICLGDLVLFLDYADHSRGIFPDLFGVENADRIVELRTARRFEEARELGRRLWAGLDRDAAILAAVRKQYTEMFAAFPTPTYATYGNVDIPHLWSEYARPGTTVLDGQRVELDGLVFGFVGGGLRSPMRTPFEISDEEYAAKVEALGEVDVLCTHIPPEVPELTYDTVARRFERGSRALLDAIHRIRPRYSLFGHVHQPLARRMRIGATECVNVGHFAATGRPWALEW; via the coding sequence ATGCGAGTTCATGTGGTCAGTGACGTGCACGGCAACGCCGCGGACCTCGCCGGCGCGGGCGACGGGGCCGACGCCCTGATCTGCCTCGGTGACCTGGTGCTCTTCCTCGACTACGCCGACCACTCCCGCGGCATCTTCCCCGACCTCTTCGGCGTCGAGAACGCGGACCGTATCGTCGAACTGCGCACCGCCCGCCGCTTCGAGGAGGCCCGCGAGCTGGGCCGCCGGCTCTGGGCCGGACTCGACCGCGACGCCGCGATCCTCGCCGCCGTGCGCAAGCAGTACACGGAGATGTTCGCCGCGTTCCCCACCCCGACATACGCCACCTACGGCAATGTCGACATCCCGCACCTGTGGTCCGAGTACGCGCGCCCCGGCACCACCGTCCTCGACGGCCAGCGCGTCGAGCTGGACGGACTCGTCTTCGGCTTCGTCGGCGGCGGTCTGCGCTCCCCGATGCGCACGCCGTTCGAGATCTCCGACGAGGAGTACGCGGCGAAGGTCGAGGCCCTCGGCGAGGTCGACGTCCTGTGCACGCACATCCCGCCGGAGGTGCCCGAGCTGACGTACGACACGGTCGCCCGCCGCTTCGAGCGCGGCAGCCGGGCACTGCTCGACGCCATCCACCGGATCCGGCCCAGGTACTCCCTCTTCGGGCATGTGCACCAGCCGCTGGCGCGGCGCATGCGGATCGGCGCGACCGAGTGCGTGAACGTCGGGCACTTCGCGGCGACCGGGCGGCCGTGGGCCCTGGAATGGTGA
- a CDS encoding endonuclease/exonuclease/phosphatase family protein yields MVTSETRPLPNSRTESDGSAVVRALSYNIRSLRDDEDALARVIRACRPDLVFIQEAPRFFRWRKHAARLAAKSELVMLGGGATAAGPLLLCSLRATVERTEDVLLPLTPGLHRRGFATAVVRFGRARVGLLSCHLSLQSDERYAQAGVLLDRLAAMDVPYAIAAGDINDRPDGRGFRRLAAGLQDCWAVSPWGAEYTSTPADPHQRIDAIFATQGIEVLGCGVPRGLPGVAEADLTAATDHLPVLAALRIPATG; encoded by the coding sequence ATGGTGACGTCCGAGACGCGACCGCTGCCCAATTCCCGCACCGAGTCCGACGGTTCAGCCGTCGTCCGCGCCCTCAGCTACAACATCCGCTCCCTGCGCGACGACGAGGACGCCCTCGCCCGCGTCATCCGCGCCTGCCGCCCCGACCTCGTCTTCATCCAGGAAGCCCCCCGCTTCTTCCGCTGGCGCAAGCACGCCGCACGCCTCGCCGCCAAGAGCGAGCTGGTGATGCTGGGCGGCGGCGCCACCGCCGCGGGCCCCCTGCTGCTGTGCTCGCTGCGGGCGACCGTCGAGCGCACCGAGGACGTGCTGCTGCCGCTCACCCCCGGCCTGCACCGCCGCGGCTTCGCCACCGCCGTCGTACGCTTCGGCCGCGCCCGCGTCGGACTGCTCAGCTGCCATCTGAGCCTGCAGAGCGACGAGCGCTACGCCCAGGCCGGGGTGCTGCTCGACCGCCTCGCCGCGATGGACGTGCCGTACGCGATCGCCGCGGGCGACATCAACGACCGGCCGGACGGGCGCGGCTTCCGGCGGCTCGCGGCCGGGCTCCAGGACTGCTGGGCGGTCAGCCCCTGGGGCGCCGAGTACACCTCGACGCCGGCCGACCCGCACCAGCGCATCGACGCGATCTTCGCCACCCAGGGCATCGAAGTCCTCGGCTGCGGCGTCCCACGGGGCCTCCCGGGCGTCGCGGAAGCCGATCTCACCGCAGCCACCGACCACCTCCCGGTGCTGGCGGCGCTGAGGATCCCCGCCACCGGCTGA
- a CDS encoding DUF5304 domain-containing protein → MSDATERPAVDADAWATACAEDLAAERARRREEHGQTTGTAGEELRKLLDAVADKVSSLQNPLLGMAAQGAVQQFINQAKSAVEPVIERNPQVFDHLAAAGNELLAAYRSAVEGQERRWTRGGTSGRPDHRTDGTDRNDRRDEGPGPSEKIDLD, encoded by the coding sequence ATGAGCGATGCCACCGAACGTCCCGCCGTCGACGCCGACGCATGGGCGACGGCGTGCGCCGAGGACCTGGCGGCGGAGCGGGCCCGCCGCCGCGAGGAGCACGGGCAGACCACCGGCACCGCGGGCGAGGAACTGCGCAAGCTCCTCGACGCGGTCGCCGACAAGGTCTCGTCGCTGCAGAACCCGCTGCTCGGCATGGCCGCGCAGGGAGCGGTGCAGCAGTTCATCAACCAGGCGAAGTCGGCCGTGGAGCCGGTCATCGAGCGCAACCCGCAGGTCTTCGACCATCTCGCGGCCGCGGGCAACGAGCTGCTGGCCGCGTACCGCTCCGCCGTGGAAGGGCAGGAGCGCCGCTGGACCCGGGGCGGGACGTCCGGCCGACCGGACCACCGCACGGACGGGACCGACCGTAACGACCGACGGGACGAGGGGCCCGGTCCGAGCGAGAAGATCGACCTGGACTGA
- a CDS encoding ArsA family ATPase — protein sequence MRTVFVTGTGGAGRTTVATALALAGARRRERVLLLTTEPADALAGTGVAAGAGVPVRAGADVLAPGGPDVLASPGADVLAPGGPDVLASPGADVLAPGGPDVPVPAGRDVPVPAEDDAGVTGLTVVRVDSDADFRREFLSFQDRADAALDLLGAVPLEDGELTELPGSEQFALLRALKTATEGDHDLVVVDLPPVRQAIALLALPEQLRRYLRRLLPVERQAARSLRPVLAQLAGVPMPAQWLYETAARWDAELALVQALVESPDTSVRLVAEPGSAAAGRALRTARLGLGLHGPALDMVIANRILPTGSAEPFLAALSGRQQSAIKEWREEFGGIPVQEVPHAGHDPQELADLDELIDEPTGRTCDPVPGKGWTVEDRRADDGVLVWRLPLPGAVKEQLQLVRRDDELFVTVGPFRRILPLPSVLRRCTVTGAGLRDGELRVRFLPDPGLWPKGR from the coding sequence ATGCGCACCGTCTTCGTCACCGGCACCGGCGGGGCCGGCCGGACCACCGTCGCCACCGCCCTCGCACTCGCCGGGGCGCGGCGGCGCGAACGGGTTCTGCTGCTGACCACCGAACCGGCCGACGCGCTCGCGGGAACCGGCGTGGCCGCGGGAGCCGGTGTCCCGGTCCGGGCCGGAGCCGATGTCCTGGCCCCGGGCGGACCCGATGTCCTGGCCTCGCCCGGAGCCGATGTCCTGGCCCCGGGCGGACCCGATGTCCTGGCCTCGCCCGGAGCCGATGTCCTGGCCCCGGGCGGACCCGATGTCCCGGTCCCGGCCGGACGCGATGTCCCGGTCCCGGCCGAAGACGACGCGGGCGTGACGGGTCTGACCGTCGTCCGCGTGGACTCCGACGCCGACTTCCGGCGCGAGTTCCTCAGCTTCCAGGACCGGGCCGACGCCGCCCTCGACCTGCTCGGGGCCGTCCCCCTGGAGGACGGGGAGCTCACGGAGCTGCCGGGCAGCGAACAGTTCGCGCTGCTCCGCGCCCTCAAGACGGCCACCGAGGGCGACCACGACCTCGTGGTCGTCGATCTTCCCCCGGTACGTCAGGCGATCGCCCTGCTCGCCCTCCCCGAGCAGCTGCGGCGCTACCTCCGGCGGCTGCTGCCCGTGGAACGGCAGGCCGCCCGCTCGCTACGCCCCGTGCTCGCCCAGCTCGCGGGCGTGCCGATGCCCGCGCAGTGGCTCTACGAGACGGCCGCCCGCTGGGACGCGGAGCTCGCCCTCGTCCAGGCGCTGGTCGAGAGCCCGGACACGTCGGTACGGCTGGTGGCCGAGCCCGGCTCCGCCGCGGCCGGTCGCGCCCTGCGCACGGCCCGGCTCGGGCTCGGCCTGCACGGCCCGGCCCTCGACATGGTGATCGCCAACCGGATCCTGCCGACCGGGTCCGCCGAACCCTTCCTCGCGGCGCTCTCGGGGCGGCAGCAGAGCGCGATCAAGGAGTGGCGCGAGGAGTTCGGCGGCATACCGGTCCAGGAGGTGCCCCACGCGGGGCACGACCCGCAGGAACTTGCCGACCTCGACGAGCTGATCGACGAGCCCACCGGCCGCACCTGCGACCCGGTCCCCGGGAAGGGCTGGACGGTCGAGGACCGCAGGGCCGACGACGGTGTGCTGGTCTGGCGGCTGCCGCTGCCCGGAGCCGTCAAGGAGCAGCTGCAGCTGGTCCGCCGGGACGACGAACTGTTCGTCACCGTCGGCCCGTTCCGCCGGATCCTCCCGCTGCCGTCCGTGCTGCGCCGCTGCACCGTCACCGGCGCCGGCCTCAGGGACGGCGAGCTCAGGGTCCGGTTCCTGCCGGATCCCGGCCTGTGGCCGAAGGGCCGCTGA
- a CDS encoding glycosyltransferase family 4 protein has translation MEKTLIVTNDFPPRPGGIQAFLHNMALRLDPEQLVVYASTWKRGREGVEATADFDAEQPFTVVRDRTTMLLPTPRVTRRAVGLLREHGCTSVWFGAAAPLGLMAPALRRAGARRLVATTHGHEAGWAQLPGSRQLLRRIGEGTDTITYLGEYTRSRIAAALTPEAAGRMVQLPPGVDEKTFHPGSGGDTVRERLGLTDRPVVVCVSRLVPRKGQDTLILAMPAILAKVPDAVLLIVGGGPYENDLRKLAEATGVAASVRFTGSVPWEELPAHYGAGDVFAMPCRTRRGGLDVEGLGIVYLEASATGLPVVAGDSGGAPDAVLDGETGWVVRGGSPGDSADRIVTLLQDPDLRRRMGERGREWVEERWRRDLLADRLRALL, from the coding sequence ATGGAGAAGACCCTGATCGTGACCAACGACTTCCCGCCGCGCCCCGGCGGCATCCAGGCGTTCCTGCACAACATGGCGCTGCGCCTGGACCCCGAACAGCTCGTCGTCTACGCGTCCACCTGGAAGCGCGGCCGCGAGGGCGTCGAGGCGACGGCCGACTTCGACGCCGAGCAGCCCTTCACGGTGGTCCGCGACCGCACCACCATGCTGCTGCCGACGCCGCGCGTCACCCGGCGGGCGGTGGGACTGCTGCGGGAGCACGGCTGTACGTCGGTGTGGTTCGGGGCCGCCGCGCCGCTCGGCCTGATGGCACCCGCGCTGCGCAGGGCGGGAGCCCGGCGGCTCGTCGCGACCACGCACGGGCACGAGGCGGGCTGGGCGCAGCTGCCCGGTTCCCGGCAGCTGCTGCGCCGGATCGGCGAGGGCACGGACACGATCACCTACCTCGGTGAGTACACGCGCTCGCGGATCGCCGCGGCGCTGACGCCCGAGGCGGCCGGACGGATGGTGCAACTGCCGCCGGGCGTCGACGAGAAGACCTTCCACCCGGGCTCGGGCGGGGACACGGTCCGCGAGCGGCTCGGGCTCACCGACCGCCCGGTGGTCGTCTGCGTCTCCCGGCTGGTGCCGCGCAAGGGCCAGGACACACTGATCCTGGCCATGCCCGCGATCCTGGCGAAGGTGCCGGACGCGGTGCTGCTGATCGTCGGCGGCGGCCCGTACGAGAACGACCTGCGCAAGCTGGCCGAGGCGACGGGGGTGGCCGCGTCCGTGCGGTTCACCGGCTCCGTGCCCTGGGAGGAACTGCCCGCGCACTACGGCGCCGGTGACGTCTTCGCCATGCCGTGCCGTACGCGGCGCGGAGGGCTGGACGTGGAGGGCCTCGGCATCGTCTATCTGGAAGCCTCGGCCACCGGCCTCCCGGTCGTCGCGGGCGACTCCGGCGGCGCACCGGACGCCGTGCTCGACGGTGAGACGGGGTGGGTCGTACGGGGTGGCTCGCCCGGGGACTCGGCGGACCGGATCGTGACCCTGCTCCAGGACCCGGACCTGCGCCGGCGCATGGGGGAGCGGGGCCGTGAGTGGGTCGAGGAGCGCTGGCGCCGGGACCTCCTGGCGGACCGCCTCAGGGCGCTGCTCTAG
- a CDS encoding SRPBCC family protein: MAEHTSSSITIDAAPADVMGVISDFARYPEWTGEVKETEVLEKDDQGRALQVRLVLDAGAIKDDHTLAYTWTGDNQVSWTLVKSQMLRALDGSYTLAPVGGGEHTEVTYQLTVDVKIPMLGMIKRKAEKVIIDRALAGLKKRVESGPKA; encoded by the coding sequence ATGGCGGAACACACCAGCTCGAGCATCACCATCGACGCGGCACCGGCCGATGTGATGGGGGTGATCTCCGACTTCGCGCGCTACCCGGAGTGGACCGGCGAGGTGAAGGAGACCGAGGTCCTGGAGAAGGACGACCAGGGCCGCGCCCTCCAGGTCCGGCTGGTGCTCGACGCCGGCGCGATCAAGGACGACCACACCCTGGCCTACACCTGGACCGGCGACAACCAGGTCTCCTGGACGCTGGTCAAGTCCCAGATGCTGCGCGCCCTGGACGGCTCCTACACACTGGCGCCGGTCGGCGGCGGCGAGCACACCGAGGTCACGTACCAGCTGACCGTCGACGTCAAGATCCCCATGCTCGGGATGATCAAGCGCAAGGCGGAGAAGGTCATCATCGACCGCGCCCTGGCCGGTCTGAAGAAGCGCGTCGAGTCCGGCCCGAAGGCCTGA